TTATCATCAGCGACAAGTGGCGCGAGATAGGCCAGCGCATCAACCGTGAGCCTCATCGTGGCTGCACCGTTGTCGATGCCCAGGGATTCTATTCTGGCAAGGAAGTAAAGATGCTGTTCGTACTGGCCAAGCGCCGCCAGAGCAGTCTGATATTCCATATCATCAACGATGTTGACCCTGCCGCGTTTGTATCACAGAGTGCCGTTATCGGCGTGTATGGTGAAGGTTTCGATCAGTTCCGTGGCAAGCGCAAGTCCACACACACTACCCCTACTCCTACCCCCCAACTTTCTGATTCTAAATGATTCGCTACACCCATAAAGAAGAGCTGTGGAACGTCTGGAGCCATGTAGGTGGTGTGGTGATGGGCGTTGTGGTGGGTGTCATCTTCATGATTATGGCCGTAGGTGCGGGTAGTGCCTGGGCCTCATTGGGTGTTAGTCTCTATTTGTTTGGCATGCTGGGCAGTTATGCCGCTTCCACCATCTATCATTCCCTACCCCTTCGTTCAAAATGGAGAGAGCGGTTGCGCCGCTGGGACCACGCTGCCATCTACTGGCATATAGCCGGCAGCTATTCGCCCCTCACCCTTGTAGCCCTTCGCGAACAAGGCTATTGGGGATGGTCGCTCTTCGCTTTTGTATGGCTGTGCGCCGTGGCAGGCACCATTGTCAGTTTTGTGCGACTGAAGGAACATTCCAATTTCGAAACCATTTGTTTTGTAGGCATGGGCCTCAGTGTGCTCGTAGCCTTCAAGCCCCTTATCGATACCGTATCTACAGCAGCCGTCATTTGGATTATTGCCGAAGGCGTATGCTACATCACCGGCGCCGTGTTCTACTCGTTGAACAAGAAGAAATA
The sequence above is a segment of the Prevotella sp. E9-3 genome. Coding sequences within it:
- a CDS encoding hemolysin III family protein, translated to MIRYTHKEELWNVWSHVGGVVMGVVVGVIFMIMAVGAGSAWASLGVSLYLFGMLGSYAASTIYHSLPLRSKWRERLRRWDHAAIYWHIAGSYSPLTLVALREQGYWGWSLFAFVWLCAVAGTIVSFVRLKEHSNFETICFVGMGLSVLVAFKPLIDTVSTAAVIWIIAEGVCYITGAVFYSLNKKKYMHSVFHFFVLAGSICHIVAVWDVLLDYL